One Hevea brasiliensis isolate MT/VB/25A 57/8 chromosome 5, ASM3005281v1, whole genome shotgun sequence genomic region harbors:
- the LOC110644494 gene encoding cyclin-P3-1 has protein sequence MAESETYSTLGLYDSAGRDSERPRVLVLLASALERCIQKNERLLDGSRRKDVVTVFHGSRPPSLSIRLYIERIFKYSKCSNSCFVVAYIYMERFLHKMDAYLTSFNVHRLLITNIMVAAKFLDDECYNNAYYAKIGGVSTAEMNRMEMKFLFNLDFRLQVTVEGFRNYCVKLEREGGGECLIDRPIHACGPKEEWQNRSDTQKASTYATYSRRTI, from the exons ATGGCTGAATCAGAAACATATTCAACTTTAGGATTATATGATTCGGCTGGAAGAGATTCAGAAAGACCTCGGGTGTTAGTGCTTCTTGCATCTGCTCTTGAGAGGTGTATTCAAAAGAATGAAAGATTGTTAGATGGATCAAGAAGGAAAGATGTTGTTACAGTCTTCCATGGATCAAGACCACCTTCTTTGAGTATTAGACTGTACATTGAACGCATCTTTAAGTACTCCAAGTGCAGCAATTCTTGCTTTGTTGTTGCATACATATACATGGAGAGATTTCTGCATAAGATGGATGCATATCTTACTTCCTTCAACGTGCACCGTCTTCTGATCACAAATATCATGGTAGCTGCAAAATTTTTGGATGATGA GTGTTATAACAATGCATACTATGCAAAAATAGGAGGAGTAAGCACAGCAGAAATGAATAGAATGGAGATGAAATTCCTGTTTAATTTGGATTTTAGGCTTCAAGTAACAGTTGAAGGGTTTAGGAATTACTGTGTGAAACTAGAAAGGGAAGGTGGTGGAGAGTGCCTGATTGACAGGCCCATCCATGCCTGTGGTCCCAAAGAAGAGTGGCAAAACAGAAGTGATACTCAAAAAGCATCAACCTATGCTACTTACAGCCGCAGGACCATTTAA